Proteins from a genomic interval of Armatimonadia bacterium:
- a CDS encoding anaerobic sulfatase maturase, with protein sequence MTNMLANTRPPSFHLMAKPAGAACNLSCAYCFFLKKGALYPDGPARMSEEVLESYLRQTIEAQQVPFVTIAWQGGEPTLMGLDFFRRSAEIEKRYLRPGTAVERTLQTNGILLDAEWCEFLRENNYLVGLSLDGPRDLHDAYRRDKSGKPTFDRVLRAARLMQEYGVEFNLLCTVNRQNGSQPLRVYRFFRDELGARYLQFIPIVERDNANGFQQGDKVTERSVRPKQWGRFLIEVFDEWVRHDVGEVFVLNFDGPLANWLGSPSTCVYRPTCGQGMALERNGDLYCCDHYVEPDYLLGNILETPLVELVASEKQFRFGQNKRDTLPKYCLQCEVLFACNGECPKNRVLRTPEGEPGLNYLCAGYRAFFNHVNQPMQLMAELLRRGRPASEVMGLLDQIEAARPRQGQAAGQK encoded by the coding sequence ATGACCAACATGCTCGCCAACACTCGCCCGCCGTCCTTTCATCTGATGGCCAAGCCGGCCGGCGCGGCATGCAACCTCAGCTGCGCCTACTGCTTCTTCCTCAAGAAGGGCGCTCTCTACCCAGACGGCCCCGCGCGGATGTCGGAGGAAGTGCTGGAGAGCTACCTGCGGCAGACCATCGAGGCACAGCAGGTGCCCTTCGTGACGATCGCCTGGCAGGGCGGAGAGCCCACGCTGATGGGCCTCGACTTCTTCCGCCGATCCGCCGAGATCGAGAAGCGGTACCTGAGGCCCGGGACAGCAGTCGAGCGCACTCTGCAGACCAACGGCATCCTCCTCGATGCCGAGTGGTGTGAGTTCCTGCGCGAGAACAACTACCTCGTTGGCCTGAGCCTCGACGGACCACGCGACCTCCATGACGCCTACCGCCGCGACAAGTCCGGCAAGCCCACCTTCGATCGCGTTCTCCGCGCCGCGCGGCTGATGCAGGAGTACGGAGTGGAGTTCAACCTCCTGTGCACCGTCAACCGGCAGAACGGCTCGCAGCCCCTGCGAGTCTACCGGTTCTTCCGCGATGAGTTAGGTGCTCGCTATCTCCAATTCATCCCCATCGTCGAGCGCGACAACGCGAACGGGTTCCAGCAGGGAGACAAGGTCACGGAGCGCTCCGTGCGGCCGAAGCAATGGGGACGGTTCCTGATCGAGGTCTTCGACGAGTGGGTGCGGCATGACGTGGGTGAGGTGTTCGTGCTCAACTTCGACGGCCCGCTGGCCAACTGGCTTGGATCGCCCTCCACCTGTGTGTACCGGCCAACCTGCGGGCAGGGAATGGCTCTCGAGCGCAACGGCGATCTCTACTGCTGCGACCACTACGTCGAGCCCGACTACCTGCTGGGCAACATCCTGGAGACCCCGCTTGTGGAGCTTGTGGCCTCCGAGAAGCAGTTCCGCTTCGGCCAGAACAAGCGGGATACGCTTCCGAAGTACTGCCTGCAGTGCGAGGTGCTCTTCGCCTGCAACGGTGAGTGCCCCAAGAACCGCGTCCTGCGAACACCGGAGGGGGAACCGGGACTGAACTACCTGTGCGCCGGCTACCGGGCGTTCTTCAACCACGTCAACCAGCCGATGCAGCTCATGGCCGAACTGCTGCGAAGGGGCCGGCCAGCCTCGGAGGTGATGGGGCTTCTCGATCAGATCGAGGCAGCCAGGCCCAGACAGGGGCAGGCTGCGGGCCAAAAGTAG
- a CDS encoding arylsulfatase has protein sequence MAEARKPNVLIIWGDDIGWFNVSAYNLGLMGYRTPNIDRIAREGMLFTDWYGQQSCTAGRAAFITGQQPIRTGLTKVGLPGAEIGIQPEDPTIAELLKPHGYVCGQFGKNHLGDRDEFLPTVHGFDEFFGNLYHLNAEEEPELPDYPKDPRFKEKFGPRGVLHAWSQPDGTQKIEDTGPLTKKRMETFDEEVTAAALDFIERQHAAGEPFFCWWNSTKMHVWTHLKESAVGVTGMGLYPDGMVEHDNHVGQLLDKLDELGIADNTIVMYSTDNGAEVMSWPDGGATPFRGEKGTNWEGGWRVPCVMRWPGVIKPGSISNEVCCHQDMLPTLVAAAGDPDIVEKLKKGLKVGNKEFKVHIDGYNMVPLFSGETTENPRQGFIYWSDDGDLLALRVGDRKIHFMEQRAQGADVWSEPFVPLRAPKQFHLRSDPFESADVFAEMFYIKWSIDHLWVYVPAQAIVAKFIESLQEFPPRQKSASWAVQDIVHRLTQGARGNA, from the coding sequence ATGGCGGAGGCCAGAAAGCCGAACGTCCTGATCATCTGGGGGGATGACATCGGGTGGTTCAACGTCAGTGCCTACAACCTGGGCCTCATGGGGTACCGAACGCCCAACATCGACCGCATCGCCAGGGAGGGGATGCTGTTCACGGACTGGTACGGGCAGCAGAGCTGCACCGCGGGACGGGCGGCCTTCATCACCGGTCAACAGCCCATCCGTACCGGCCTGACCAAGGTCGGCCTGCCGGGAGCTGAGATCGGCATCCAGCCCGAGGACCCGACCATCGCCGAGTTGCTGAAGCCACACGGCTACGTCTGCGGGCAGTTCGGCAAGAACCACCTGGGAGACCGCGACGAGTTCCTGCCCACGGTCCACGGCTTCGATGAGTTCTTCGGCAACCTGTACCATCTGAACGCCGAGGAAGAACCCGAACTCCCGGACTACCCCAAGGACCCGAGGTTCAAGGAGAAGTTCGGCCCCCGCGGGGTGCTGCATGCCTGGTCCCAACCCGACGGCACGCAGAAGATCGAGGACACCGGCCCCCTCACCAAGAAACGCATGGAGACGTTTGACGAGGAGGTGACGGCGGCCGCCCTCGACTTCATCGAGCGGCAGCATGCCGCCGGCGAGCCGTTCTTCTGCTGGTGGAACTCGACCAAGATGCACGTTTGGACTCACCTCAAGGAGAGTGCGGTGGGGGTCACGGGCATGGGGCTCTACCCGGATGGCATGGTCGAGCATGACAACCATGTAGGCCAGCTGCTGGACAAGCTCGACGAGCTCGGCATCGCCGACAACACGATCGTGATGTACTCGACCGACAACGGTGCGGAGGTCATGAGCTGGCCCGACGGTGGCGCCACTCCCTTCCGCGGCGAGAAGGGGACCAACTGGGAGGGCGGCTGGCGCGTTCCCTGCGTCATGCGCTGGCCGGGAGTGATCAAGCCTGGGAGCATCAGCAACGAGGTCTGCTGTCACCAGGACATGCTTCCGACGCTCGTCGCCGCTGCCGGCGATCCCGATATCGTGGAGAAGCTGAAGAAGGGGCTCAAGGTCGGCAACAAGGAGTTCAAGGTCCACATTGACGGCTACAACATGGTGCCCCTGTTCTCCGGAGAGACGACGGAGAACCCGCGGCAGGGGTTCATCTACTGGAGTGACGACGGCGACCTGCTGGCGCTGCGGGTGGGGGACCGCAAGATCCACTTCATGGAGCAACGCGCCCAGGGCGCTGACGTCTGGTCCGAGCCGTTCGTCCCCCTGCGGGCACCGAAGCAGTTCCACCTTCGGAGTGACCCCTTCGAGAGCGCGGACGTCTTCGCGGAGATGTTCTACATAAAGTGGTCGATCGATCACCTCTGGGTCTACGTTCCGGCACAGGCCATTGTGGCCAAGTTCATCGAGAGCCTCCAGGAGTTCCCCCCACGGCAGAAGTCCGCAAGCTGGGCCGTGCAGGACATCGTGCACAGGCTGACACAGGGCGCGCGAGGCAACGCCTAG
- a CDS encoding arylsulfatase — MADKKPNFLIIWGDDIGQTNLSCYSKGVMGYHTPNIDRIANEGMLFTDYYGQQSCTAGRAAFITGQNPFRTGLTKVGVPGADLGLRPEDPTLAELLKPQGYATAQFGKNHFGDKDEMLPTNHGFDEFYGNLYHLNAEEEPELRDYPPASDFPNFRKNFGPRGVIHSFADGRIEDTGPLTRKRMETIDDDIAEHSMKWIEDQAKARTPFFIWVNFTHMHLRTHAKPESLGQSGRWQSEYHDVMIDHDKNVGAILDKIDELGISEDTLVFYSTDNGPHTNSWPDGGTTPFRSEKNTNWEGAFRVPALVRWPGKIKPGSVCNEIMSHQDWVTTILAAAGDPDIKDKLTKGHEACGKTFKVHLDGYNFLPYLLGEEKKGPRPGFIYFSDDGELVALRFDNWKFVFAEQRAQGLMRIWSEPFVPLRIPKIFNLRCDPYERADITSNTYYDWIFDHLFLGAAAAVIVEEFVKTCVEFPPRQRPASFTVDQILEKLHNPHAGSG; from the coding sequence ATGGCAGACAAGAAGCCCAACTTCCTCATCATCTGGGGAGACGACATCGGCCAAACCAACCTCAGCTGCTACAGCAAAGGGGTCATGGGCTACCACACGCCCAACATCGACCGCATCGCCAACGAAGGCATGCTGTTCACCGACTACTATGGTCAGCAGAGCTGCACCGCGGGCCGGGCGGCCTTCATCACCGGCCAGAATCCCTTCCGCACCGGCCTGACCAAGGTTGGAGTGCCGGGTGCAGACCTGGGGCTGAGGCCCGAGGACCCGACCCTGGCCGAGTTGCTCAAGCCGCAGGGCTACGCGACGGCGCAGTTCGGCAAGAACCACTTTGGCGACAAGGACGAGATGCTGCCCACCAACCACGGGTTCGATGAGTTCTACGGGAACCTGTACCACCTCAACGCCGAGGAGGAGCCCGAGCTTCGCGACTACCCGCCAGCGTCTGACTTCCCCAACTTCCGGAAGAACTTCGGTCCCCGCGGCGTGATACACAGCTTCGCGGACGGCCGCATCGAGGACACCGGCCCTCTGACACGGAAGCGAATGGAGACGATCGACGACGACATCGCAGAGCACTCGATGAAGTGGATCGAGGACCAGGCCAAGGCGCGCACGCCGTTCTTCATCTGGGTCAACTTCACCCACATGCACCTGCGCACCCATGCCAAGCCTGAGAGCCTCGGCCAGTCCGGGCGCTGGCAATCCGAGTACCACGACGTCATGATCGACCACGACAAGAACGTCGGCGCGATCTTGGACAAGATCGATGAGCTTGGCATCTCCGAGGACACCCTCGTCTTCTACAGCACAGACAACGGGCCGCACACGAACTCCTGGCCCGATGGCGGCACGACGCCCTTCCGCAGTGAGAAGAACACCAACTGGGAGGGCGCCTTCCGTGTGCCGGCGCTGGTGCGCTGGCCCGGCAAGATCAAGCCCGGTTCAGTCTGCAACGAGATCATGAGTCATCAGGACTGGGTAACGACTATCCTGGCCGCCGCCGGGGACCCCGACATCAAGGACAAGCTGACGAAGGGCCACGAGGCCTGCGGGAAGACCTTCAAGGTCCACCTCGACGGCTACAACTTCCTTCCCTACCTTCTGGGTGAGGAGAAGAAGGGTCCGCGTCCGGGCTTCATCTACTTCTCCGATGACGGCGAGCTCGTCGCCCTGCGCTTCGACAACTGGAAGTTCGTGTTCGCCGAGCAACGCGCACAGGGGCTCATGCGGATCTGGTCCGAACCCTTCGTGCCGCTGCGGATCCCCAAGATCTTCAACCTCCGATGCGACCCCTACGAGCGGGCCGATATCACCTCCAACACCTACTATGACTGGATCTTCGACCACCTCTTCCTCGGGGCCGCCGCGGCGGTAATTGTCGAGGAGTTCGTGAAGACCTGTGTTGAGTTCCCGCCGCGACAGAGGCCCGCGAGCTTCACCGTCGACCAGATCCTCGAGAAGCTGCACAACCCGCACGCCGGCTCAGGCTAG